Within Micromonospora parathelypteridis, the genomic segment GCGGCGGCCACCGACGGAGTGGTCAGTTCTTGCAGGTAGCGATGTGGCATGACGCTCGACCTCTCTAACCGCCTTAACCTCTTTTGCCGGTGAGAAGACTACACGCCCAACCTAACCTGTCAAACTGCGAACGGTGGTAAGATCGCGCACATGACACGGCGACCGCTGGCGGGCGAACCTCTCGCACTGGACCTGGTCAACACCCAGTGGGTCGAGCGGGGCCGCATGGTCGACTTGTTCGACGAGCCCGACGGACTGCGGGGCTGGCTTGCCGAGCATCGGCTGGCGGGCGACCCCACCTCGGTGGAGGTGCCGTTGCGCCAAGCCCGCTCGGCGTTGCGCCGCGTCCTCGAACAGCCCGGCGAGGACGCCGAGCGGGGGGTCAACGCGATCCTCGCCCGCGGGGCTTCGCGGTACACGCTTCGCCAGTCGACCGTGCACGAGCGCCATGACGTCGACCCGGAGTGGCTCCTCTCCTGGCAGGCGGTCACCAACTACCTGGACCTACTGCGCCAGCAACCCTTCCGAATCCGGCGTTGCGGCAACCCCGACTGCGTCTTGTACTTCTACGACACGTCGCGCAACGGCACCCGGCGCTGGTGTTCCATGGACGGCTGCGGCGGTCGTGCCAAAGCGGCCCGCCACTACCAACGCCATCGCCCCACCCCCGCCTCGTAGAGCGGGCGCCGCAGGCGGTCAGTGGCGCAGTCCTGACGTGAGCCGTCCAGCTTTCGAGTCGTGCCGGGCCTGCCAGGGACCCGTGTAGCATTTCGTCGGACACTGTGTCTGACAGTATGACCGACTGGCTGGACCGTAGCGATCCGATCCGGGGCGGAACCTCTCGTCAGACCCGTCAACCCGCACACCCTGGAGGGACCGATGCCCACGCAGCCGTCGACCTACCTGCTGATACCCGGCGCCTGGCATGGAGGCTGGAGCTGGTGGCCGGTGGCCAAGCGGCTACGTGCCGCCGGGCATCGGGCGCTGGCCGTCACTCTGCCCGGACTGGCCGACGGCGATGATCGGGCCGGGCTGCGGCTCCGGGATGCGGTGGACCACCTGGTCGACGAGGTGCAACGGCGGGACCTCACCGAGGTGACCCTGGTCGGACACAGCTGGGCGGGCTACCCGATGACCGCTGCCGCTCACCGGTTGCCCGGCCGGATTTCATCAATGGTCTATTACAACGCGCAGGTTCCGGGTCCCGGCGGGTCGACGGCGGACGACAATCCACCGGAGGTCGCGGCGTTCCTTCGCGATCTGATCGAGTCCACGCCGGACCGGTCCATCCCACCGACTGTGGAGTTCGTCCGGCAGACCTTCATGCAGGACGTCGCCGAGGACGCGCAACGCCTGCTCGCGGAGCTGCTGACCCCCCACCCCGGCGCCTACTTCCTGGACGCGCTCGACGCACCGGACACGGCAGCCCTCGACCTCCCCGCCCGGTACATCCTCGGCGAGCACGACCTCGCGCTGCCTCGCCCCGGGTCCGAGTTCGCCGCCCGGCTCGGACTCGAACCGGTCATGGTCCCCGGGACGCACGAGGGCATGCTGACCCACCCGGACGCCGTGGCCGACGCGATCCTGGCCGCCTGAGCCAACCCGTTGGCGGGCCGCGACTGCCGGTTTCCGTCGCCTGCCGCCCGCCGGATGGCAAGGTGACGTCCATGGACAGGAAGCACGTCACGGATTGGCTTGCCGCCTACGAGCACCTCTGGCGGACACCCGGAACGGACGCGCTGGGCACGCTCTTCACCGAGGACGCGAGGTACCAGCAGGGGCCGTACTGGACGCCCGTCGTCGGCCTGCCGGCCATCGCCAGGATGTGGGAGAAGCAACGCAAGGGCCCCGACGAGGTGTTCCAGATGACCGGGGAGATCGTCGCGGTCGACGGTGACACCGCGGTGTCACGCCAGGAGGTCCGCTACGGCGACCCGGTCGACCAGGAGTACCGCGACTTGTGGATCATGCGGTTCGCCGAGGACGGACGCTGTCGGTCCTTCGAGGAGTGGCCGTTCTGGCCGGGACAGCAGCCGGCCAACCCTCCGGATGGGCCGTGAGCCCGAGGACCTCGTGTCGCCCCCGGTCGACGTAGCGCCCCGTCCGTGGCGGACGGGGCGCTACGTCGTACGAGTCGATCTACCCGGGAGTTGACCGGTCCTGGTCGGCCGGCGATACGGGCGTGGCGGCCACCTCGATGCGGGGTGACCGATCCGGTGGAAGGTGGGCCAGGTCGGCGATGACGATCACGTCCACCTCCCCGTCGACCATCGTCTGTTCGACGGACTCCCACGGATCCCGGATGATCCCTTTCAAACGGTACGAGTGTCGGCGAAGGTGCGTAAGACATACCGCTACGGCGGGCTCCGACGGCTCGATGTCTGCGGGGATCCAGATTACGGCTATCTCCATGACCTCTCCTGATCAACGTCGCGGACGCGGGTGGGTGATCAGGAGTTACCGGGGCGGCGGAGGACTCCGCTCCACAGGTCGGCTGGCAGCGCGCATGTCGACGGCGGCGACGGTAAGCCCTCGGCGGGGCGGCGAGATGAGCGGCGAACCTTCAGTTGCTGGCGTCGGTGGAACGACAACGCCGGCGCCGGCACCGGCAGGTGCGGAGGCGAGCGCCAGCACGAGTGCCGGTAGCCCCGACGCGGGACGGGCGGGCGTGCTCGGCGTCGGCGCTGTGACAGCGGCCATCGCGGCCGGCACCCGAACCGGCACCCGGTCCTCGACGGCGGCGGGGGCACCGCCTTCGGACACCGTCGCTGTCCCGGACGTCGGCGGTGACGACGACGGCGGTGGCGGTGACGATGACGGTGACGGCGGTGACGACGGCGGCGTTGGCGACTGCGGCGGCGGCGAGGTGGGGCGGGCGGCCGGGGAGGCCGACGCGGACGCGACGGGTACGGGGGACGACGAGGGCAACGACGGTGGACGGGGTAACCGAGTTTGTATGACCACGAGGGGCTTGGCCGACGGCAGAGGCAGGGGGATGGCCGACGGCAGTGTGAGTGGAATGGCCAGTGACGTCTCGACCACGTCGGGCAACAGAGCCTGAACGATCGGCGGCGAAGTTGCCGCTCCCGCTGGCTGGAGACTGGTCGGCGACGGCGACGGCGGGTTCGCGTGGGCGGGGTCAGCGCCCAGGGCTGCGCCGAGCGCCACCGCCCCGAGCGTCACCGCGGGCAGGCAATGCCTCAGCCGTATCACCCGAGGGCTGCCGACAGTCGCGTCGCGAGCCGTGCCCGGTGCGGTTCAGCGCTCTGGCAGCGCTGGCCGAGCAGTTGCTCCGCGCCCTCTGCCGTCTCCTCCATGCGCGGGTTATTGCCCGTGGGAAAGGCGGACTACACCTTTCATCGATATCTCTGTCGACAGCCCGGCGAGTGGGGCTGGCCCACCGGCAGTGGTTGTGGCAACGGAGCGATAGCCTGCCGTCGTGGCGAGTGCCGAACTGGATGAGTTGGTCGTCGCGGACGCCGACGCGCTGCGCGCGTGGTTGTCGGCCAACCACGCGACGTCGCCCGGTGTCTGGTTGGCCCTGACCAAGAAGGGCGGCACAGTCACGACGCTGACCTGGCAGCAGGCGGTCGACGAGGCACTGTGTTTCGGGTGGATCGACGGGCAGGCCCGTAAACGGGATCAGGAGAGTTCCTGGATCCGGTTCACCCCTCGCCGCCCCCGCAGTTCCTGGTCGCAACGCAACGTCGCCCACGTGGCGCGGCTGGAGGCGCAGGGGCGAA encodes:
- a CDS encoding CGNR zinc finger domain-containing protein, which gives rise to MTRRPLAGEPLALDLVNTQWVERGRMVDLFDEPDGLRGWLAEHRLAGDPTSVEVPLRQARSALRRVLEQPGEDAERGVNAILARGASRYTLRQSTVHERHDVDPEWLLSWQAVTNYLDLLRQQPFRIRRCGNPDCVLYFYDTSRNGTRRWCSMDGCGGRAKAARHYQRHRPTPAS
- a CDS encoding alpha/beta fold hydrolase codes for the protein MPTQPSTYLLIPGAWHGGWSWWPVAKRLRAAGHRALAVTLPGLADGDDRAGLRLRDAVDHLVDEVQRRDLTEVTLVGHSWAGYPMTAAAHRLPGRISSMVYYNAQVPGPGGSTADDNPPEVAAFLRDLIESTPDRSIPPTVEFVRQTFMQDVAEDAQRLLAELLTPHPGAYFLDALDAPDTAALDLPARYILGEHDLALPRPGSEFAARLGLEPVMVPGTHEGMLTHPDAVADAILAA
- a CDS encoding YybH family protein, whose amino-acid sequence is MDRKHVTDWLAAYEHLWRTPGTDALGTLFTEDARYQQGPYWTPVVGLPAIARMWEKQRKGPDEVFQMTGEIVAVDGDTAVSRQEVRYGDPVDQEYRDLWIMRFAEDGRCRSFEEWPFWPGQQPANPPDGP
- a CDS encoding YdeI/OmpD-associated family protein → MASAELDELVVADADALRAWLSANHATSPGVWLALTKKGGTVTTLTWQQAVDEALCFGWIDGQARKRDQESSWIRFTPRRPRSSWSQRNVAHVARLEAQGRMQPTGRVAVEAAKADGRWADAYAPPSEAEVPADLLAAIAAEPAAQAMFDVLTKTNRFSLIYRVNAVKRAQTRERKIGEIVAMLARHETIYPQKAKPPTSP